The DNA segment acaaaaccaacaaaaaaaatcacataaGTTAAGATTGTTGTGTCTGCGTCACCGTAGAGAGCCATTTCTAAGTTTAGCATTCAGAATCACTATCACCAGGGCACTGTCACAGCTGACGATCCGCAAgttctggtaaaaaaaaatccactgaCCAACGGAAcggtaaaaaagaaaagaaaaaaggatgGTGGTGGCAGTAACAATCGCTTTTCCTTGCATGTCATTTTCTCAGTGTAAATAGTTCATGGTATATATGAAATCAGAGATCTGGACAAAATGTCAAACATGttctgagagaaagaaagaaagaaaaaagctaCACATCACATTCCACAGTATACCTTATCAGACAGTCTTGGTAAGATTTTACACGACTTTTGTTGCATTCTTTAGCTATACAGTTTGTTGCATTCTTTAGCTATACCGTTTTTTGCATTCTTTAGCTATACCATTTTTTTTGCATTCTTTAGCTATACCGTTTGTTGCATTCTTCAGCTATACGGTTTGTTGCATTCTTTAGCTATACAGTTTGTTACATTCTTTAGCTATACAGTTTGTTGCATTCTTTAGCTATACTTTAGCTATGCCGTTTGTTGCATTCTTTAGCTATACAGTTTGTTGCATTCTTTAGCTATACCGTTTGTTGCATTCTTTAGCTATACCATAACTATACCGTTTGTTGCATTCTTTAGCTATACCATAACTATACCGTTTGTTGCATTCTTTAGCTATACCGTTTGTTGCATTCTTTAGCTATATCATTTGTTACATTCCGTTTGTTGCATTCTTTAGCTATACCATTTGTTGCATTCTTTAGCTATGCCGTTTGTTGCATTCTTTAGCTATGCCGTTTGTTATTCTTTAGCTACGCCGTTTGTCGCATTCTTTAGCTATACCATTTGTTGCATTCTTTAGCTATGCCGTTTGTTGCATTCTTTAGCTATGCCGTTTGTTACATTCTTTAGCTACGCCGTTTGTCGCATTCTTTAGCTATACACTTTGTTACATTCTTTAGCTATGCCGTTTGTTGCATTCTTTAGCTACGCCGTTTGTTACAGTTACAGATACCAAGttacatttggtcattctgacaagtagtctcCGAAGGGAAAACTCACATTTCCCCCATCAGTCTCTTCTATCAGGGCTCTTCTATATACACTTGGGGAGAGGGGAGGAACAATCAGAGAGTGTGTCCACCAAGAAAGTATGATCCTACAACTGAAGGCAAGCGCactaccgactaagctaaacgGTTGAGAACATCCGACAGGAGTCGGTAAAAGAGGAGAAGTTATTGGTAGTGCTCCATCATTGGCAGTGCCCTGTCGAAGGCAGTGCCCCATCAATGGCAGTGCCCCATCAATGGTAGTGCCCTATCGGCACTGATGTACTTGATAATTTCTCTCTTTCAAGTTTGTTATCAGTCCATACCAGGGGCCATATTTTCAAATCTATCTTCAAGTGCTATGATATCTAAAACCATCCGAGGCTATGACATCTGCCATTGTGATGTCATAGCCTATGACAGGTTTACGATattgtagtgctaagatagctttgaaaatatctTGGCTGGTCTCTTAGATTCATTCGACTGGTTTTCAAAGATATGATTAAAGAAGAGGCcaacattattaaatacattttaggtACCTCGAAGTGATCCATGTATTTCtggttttaaacaataaactttaacttgtaatgttcaatatgaaaacatttcaaacccataaccaccttatacatgtaggtgcatTTCAAAACCATAACCACcttatacatgtaggtgcatttcaaacccataaccaccttatacatgtaggtgcatttcaaacccataaccaccttatacatgtaggtgcatttcaaacccataaccaccttatacatgtaggtgcatttcaaacccataaccaccttgtacatgtaggtgcatttgccgtttgttttgttttattatatacacttaaaatgttttttggcaGAAAGCCAGCATGCATATAATGTATGGAGTCCTAGCTTTAGGAAACACTATTACATGAAATGGTGTGGTGTAACCCAGTCGTATAaaatgctcgcctgatgtgcggtcagtctgggatcaatccccattggtgtgcccattgggccatttctctaatcattggctattggatatcaaacatttggtaattctgacaatctTGGAGAGAAAATACTCCATTTGTTCGTTAGTAGTaggggatctttttatatatatattatgcaccaccccacgcaggacagcacatgccaaggcctttggtatactagtcgtcgtgtactggctggaacgagtcgAGCAATACGATATAGAGAAAATCAAGATAAACTCCAGTCTTTCTTCTCTtctgttggtttttgttgtttttgttaaaccACTTAAAAAACCTGACCAAAAgctgtaatttgttttaaagcaaGACCGATACTGTGGAATGGATTTCAAAGCTTTTTTTCCCCCAAccttaaatacaaaacaaatacatgacatgtatgtatacacaatCATCAAGATGGAGGGTGGGTATGGGAGGGGAGAGGGTGGGTATGGGAGGGGAGAGGGTGGGGGGAATGAAACGTGTGAACATTTTAGAGAAATTCCTGCAAGACCTCCTCAGCCCTCTCGGCAGCGAATGGGTTAATCGAACAATATCCCACTGACCATCCCTCTGCAGCCATGCATGCAtcagacaaacaaacaattactgGTTTCAGTGACGCTAAATAAATTACTCAACAAATAATTATGCGTACATgattgaccaaaaaaaaaaaaaaaaaaaaaaaaaatctacaaaaaaaacccaaccacacatacacacacaagcaGCATCCATTCACTCCCTAGAGGTGCACAGGGCATCTTCCTGGGTCCACCACACTGGAATAAATCCTACGAAACAACAACACCCATATCCCAAGCAGAAAGAAAATGGCAGCACTTCTGTTTTAACGACGGGCTTCACACATCCATAGCAACAGCTTCCACAGTGGGCGTACATCAGTTTATATTGGCTAATGCAGACAACAAGAGCATCCCCACAACAGGAACTTTCTGCACAAAGAgaggcagccatcttgaaaaataatttcttcTGACTGCAATGACAAGAAAAACGTACAATCTGGGAAGGAGCGCGTAACCGTCCGATCATCATAGTTCTGTTCAAATCTTCACAAGAATAAGTCAGGAAGTGGAGCACAAAAAACAGAAAATGATTTTGTTCATTGAGTCACCCCAAACAAAGTATAATCCATTAAGATTGAAAAGTATAAGATTCTTAAAATGGTATCGTTGTTCAGAAATGATGAAATTTCACTTCATTTGTCTTCAGATTCGTAAAAATCACATCTCAACAGATTCCTTGTAACAAAGACCATTTTTCTTAACAGATTCCCAGGTTTTAAAGTTCTGCTACCATCGGATACCCAGTGCAACCTGTATATGTCTCTCTCAACATCAGACTGCTTTGTGGCATTTTCCCACCCTTTGTGacatgttgtttttctttttttaccagACTGCTTTGTGGCATTTCTTCTTTTTACCAGACTGCTTTGTGGCATTTCTTTTTACCAGACTGCTTTGTGGCATTTTTTACCAATTTGCTTTGTTACATCTTAAACAAAGTCTTCTTCTCGACTCTTTCAAACCTCTTGTGAAATGGCTACAGGTTTAGCGACATGTTTAACATTGATCACCATCCACCTGACAACAGTGAGAACTTGCCCGTGTTTCCTGtgaacacatacatgtatgacctCCACAATACGTTGCCCCCGTTTGATTTGTGACATAACAGCACAAATAGTTGGTCTCTCTACTAACAGCCATTATCCCTGTGCTCTCAGATTGCTTCAAGTCCTACGTTTAAGCAGCTGCTGTCCTCTGCAGTCCACGGGGCACATTAAGtgaccacactttctacgtccctcAGGACTACTCTCTGCGTAATTACCGAGTTATTAAACTTGCGACAAGCCCGTTACGTCTAGCACACAATGCTGTCCTCTCTGCGTAACCACAGAGTTATTCAACTTGCGACGAGCCCAGCCTGTTCTGCATAACGTCTAGTACACACAGCATACCGTACCTCATCATTACCTCTTCCACATTTCCCTTTTCCTTTCTGTGAGGCTGTCTTGCACAGCACAGCTTATGAACGTATCACTAACCGTCCCCACACACGAACCACAGCGAGCAACTATAAACGGGTGTCTTATTTTAGTATCATGCGTTGCTGTCggcttctttttctttctcttttttttatcgcacaaatttattaatttgttttcttttgtaaaaaaaaaaacacgaaaaaagATAACAATAATAGAACTCTCTGCAGCGAAAAACAGgccgcaaaaaaaaaaaattaaaatgtgcgTCATCATACGTTTTCTTTCTCCGACGTAAAACTGCACACACTAACACTGAAAGCCTCTTGGTAGTCCGGGGGCGGGCCCAAGTCAATTCGTTCCCCCATCCCCCCGATCCCCCCCGACGTGGGCACAGAGCCGAAGTGACCGGTGGGCGGGGAGGTTCGCGACGCCGACGACGACGAAGTCCAAGAGGTGTCGTTATTAGAACAGTACGGGTAGTAGCCGTCCCTGTGACTAGAGACACTGTGACAGCGGACCGGGTGGCCGCTGGAATAGTCGCGCAGCCTCACTGAGGGGGCCACGCCCACCCCGAGCGAGTCGAGCGAGCGGGCCGAGTCTTTGTAAGGTGGGGGGGGCCCGTCGCCATGCGCGTCGTGCACTGTCTTGTTGGGGGGAGGGCGGACGCATGCGTCACCGCCGCCGCTCTCCGCCTGCTGCTGTATCTTGGCCATCTCCTTCTGACTCTCCATGTAGCCCTCCTCCCCGTCCTTCGACCGACGCACCTGGGGCGGATACCACGGCTCCGCGGCGTGAACACAGCTTGTGTTGTTGTCGATCAGCAACGACACTTGTTGCTCCGAATTGTTTTGCGTAGGACTTGGAACAAATGTCtgaaagtaaataaaaaggttttaaagtaaatttaaggCATTAAAAGATCTGTTAAAAGTATTAATTATAGTAAGCCATTAAATTCATAAAAGTAGATGAATTAGGAAAGGCAGGGAGTTCGAGATTTGCAAAAATGATATCACGTCAGAAGGTTTTACGTGCatgttcagagcaagctgtgtagtgcacgcctgtcatggatgCAGTTGTCAATTTTTGCGAGTTTCAGGGTGGGGGAGGGAGAAGGGGTCGCCCATGGTGGCATGTGCAAGGGAACAGGCGGAGGTGGTTTTTGGTGCTATAGAATTTGCAACTGTTCCGTACGATTATatccaaaataaaatagtttgcaCAATTTCGTGAGGTAATTCTAATGTGTAACAGTTCATTGAGATTGAATTGGAGCTATTTGATTGTTTGACTTAGTTGGCCAAACTTTTTATCTTGCTGGAACCTTGCCTATTGCGGACAGTCGTAGTTGCCCATTATTTTAGCCCTTCAAAATGATATTGGACTCTCTAGCTTTTATAGCATTCCCGATTGTTTCAAACGTGACATAcatgatattttgtgaaaatatatacatgtacttaatacAGGTCTATAAACTGATGGGTAACAGACAAAAACACAAGTTCGAGTTAtcttctttgtctttttttacatttcaatgGTATCCGAGTAACAGCTGTCAACTGAACCATATATAGGTTCTTAGAATGGTTGCGAATGTTTCTTACGGAACAGAAAAAATTGGTTATTTATTAGACCTTGGCCCATTAGAGCTAAAATGACCTTTTAGTGACGGTTCGTAGTCACTATCTACAATACAGAATGAAATGACCTTTTAGTGACAGTTTGTAGTCGCTATCTACAATACGGAATGaaatgacctttgaccttgTCGTCGCTATCTACAATATGGAATGAAATGATCTTTTAGTGATGGTTTGTAGTCACCATCTACAATACGGAATGaaatgacctttgaccttgTCATCGCTATCTACAATATGGAATGAAATGATTTCTTAGTGATGGTTTGTAGTCACCATCTACAATACGGAATGaaatgacctttgaccttgTCGTCGCTATCTACAATATGGAATGAAATGATCTTTTAGTGACAGTTTGTAGTTACCATCTACAATACAGAATGaaatgacctttgaccttgTCGTCGCTATCTACAATACGGAATGAAATGACCTTTGACCGTGTCGCTATCTACAATATGGAATGAAATGATCTTTTAGTGATGGTTTGTAGTCACCATCTACAATACGGAATGaaatgacctttgaccttgTCGTCGCTATCTACAATACGGAATGaaatgacctttgaccttgTCGTCGCTATCTACAATACGGAATGaaatgacctttgaccttgTCGTCGCTATCTACAATACGAAATGAAATGACCTTTGACCGTGTCGCTATCTACAATATGGAATGAAATGATCTTTTAGTGATGGTTTGTAGTCACCATCTACAATACGGAATGaaatgacctttgaccttgTCGTCGCTATCTACAATATGGAATGAAATGATCTTTTAGTGATTTGTAGTCACCATCTACAATACGGAATGAAATGACCTTTGACCGCATCATCGCTATCTACAATATGGAATGAAATGATCTTTTAGTGACAGTTTGTAGTCACCATCTACAATACGGAATGaaatgacctttgaccttgTCGTCGCTATCTACAATACGGAATGaaatgacctttgaccttgTCGTTGCTATCTACAATACAGAATGaaatgacctttgaccttgTCGTCGCTATCTACAATACAGAATGAAATTAACTTTGACCGTGTCATCGCTATCTACAATATGGAATGAAATGATCTTTTAGTGATGGTTTGTAGTCACCATCTACAATACGGAATGaaatgacctttgaccttgTCGTCGCTATCTACAATATGGAATGAAATGATCTTTTAGTGACAGTTTGTAGTCACCATCTACAATATGGAATGaaatgacctttgaccttgTCGTCGCTATCTACAATATGGAATGAAATGACCTTTGATCTTGTCGTCACTATCTACAATATGGAATGAAATGATCTTTTAGTGATGGTTTGTAGCAGGgtttgaacttaagaatttgtcccccacggcaatttaaaaacaaaactgcagTTGGTGAAATGGACCACTGacggcaatttaaaaacaaaactgcagTTGGTGAAATGGACCACTGacggcaatttaaaaacaaaattgcagttGGTGAAATGGACCACTGacggcaatttaaaaacaaaactgcagTTGGTGAAATGGACTAATGGTATATACTGGCAACTAATGTACATCAGATgaaaacattttgccattattggggagctttaccgacggcacTCTTGTGCCATCAATGATGTTCCCAGCCTATGGCAATTTGTATCCCAACGACGACTATTGTCGTCAATGCCGTCGTTAAGTTTGAGCCTTGTTGTAGTCACTATCTACAATATGGAATGAAATGCAAACTGTGAGATCAAAattaaactggattttacttcccaataatttgatacataaaaataaaaaaatattcaaaaaaataaaatgtcatttgaGTAACTACAAACAAGGATTAGAAAATCAATGAACATATAGACACAGCTCTTCTTAAAACAGATGTATTTACTGTAAAATTGTAGTGCTTAGGAAGATTCTGTTTGTCAGAAACATCTCAAGTATACAGAGTACGAAACTCGGCACAATCTCAACAAGTTGGATCGTCAAGTCaaagttaacgtttgtattatttaacgacaccactagagcacactggtttattaatcattggctattggatgttgaacacttgatcattctaatatgtacatatgtagtcttcagatgacacctgctacattttctataAGCAGCATGGGAtttctttatatacattttccaacaaataggacagcacataccacagcctttgaaataccagccATGGGAAACTGGTTCGTATGGGTAAAAAAAAGCCCAATAagagaatgggtctactgaggtggtttgatcctatgatgcaagcacctcaggcaagttcTCTACATTGACGACAGTCTGcggaggaaacctgttacattttccatcagcagaacgggatgttttatatgcaccataccacacaggacagcacataccactgccctTAATGTACCGGTcatagagcactggctgggttgggagaaaaacaacaacaatcgaAGAATGAGTCCACCAAGGGGGTTCGATCCCACGACCAAAGCTAACAAATTGCAAGGAGAAAACAAGACCAAACCTCTGAGTGGTGttgggggagggagaggaggaGGATAATATGGGTTTGTATTCCTTAtcaaatacagtaaaaaaattcactattttaccatatatatatatgagggggagggaggaagggagggagaacACACAGAGAAAGAAACAGATACAGATAAAGAAGAACAAACCTCCGAGTTGTGTGACTGCGTGTGCCGGGATCGACCCAGATGCCTCTGCGACATCATCTTGCAGCTCTGGTGTTGCACCAAGTACACGACGGCCACAAACAGCGAAATTATCACAATAGAAATGGTTATTATCACAATGTATGGAACAAGATCACTGGatcctgaaacaaacaaaacacatactTATATGTAggtataacattaaaatacaccGGGTTGctccctcccccaaaaaaacaataaccctactgaatatggaattttaaaaaagtaatcaTAAATGGGACTGTAACTTTGGTATTACACACCCATTACTATGTGGCTATTTGCTACTTTCAGTGAAACGTTTAGGcccataggtcaaatattgttaaaatagcaacagattaaaaaatttaagttaaaaaatgcaacataATATGTACAATGACTATGATGTACAATGGCtatgaaatatcaaagttacagtGTCATACTTTTTTTGACAATTTGATATTCAGTAACGTTGTTTTTGGGGGTCAccctatatatacatgtatatatttcaaatattttaacaactgtTGCTTTAGACATATTTTCGCAATGTATAG comes from the Gigantopelta aegis isolate Gae_Host chromosome 14, Gae_host_genome, whole genome shotgun sequence genome and includes:
- the LOC121388627 gene encoding uncharacterized protein LOC121388627, which gives rise to MSFTTSLLLVTLYALWIACMIVVNAETKKAECSYTYLNDSPPIEAESEEYAAQGFSQCEYNISAPRTHYIELNFTKLFGFSFVDRESATMANSCSPDVVILDGKARPRTVICSNQPAVFHTQSNSIKIIYIWENHRKSGFTLLFDFHKKSCAFLCDGGATCLQTAGSLCDGVANCIDRSDETKESCPESGASKRSSDLVPYIVIITISIVIISLFVAVVYLVQHQSCKMMSQRHLGRSRHTQSHNSETFVPSPTQNNSEQQVSLLIDNNTSCVHAAEPWYPPQVRRSKDGEEGYMESQKEMAKIQQQAESGGGDACVRPPPNKTVHDAHGDGPPPPYKDSARSLDSLGVGVAPSVRLRDYSSGHPVRCHSVSSHRDGYYPYCSNNDTSWTSSSSASRTSPPTGHFGSVPTSGGIGGMGERIDLGPPPDYQEAFSVSVCSFTSEKENV